In Streptomyces sp. NBC_01707, a genomic segment contains:
- a CDS encoding SigB/SigF/SigG family RNA polymerase sigma factor, translating into MTSSVSAREAIACTTGASEGTDDLPWIEDGGKVAPMDARVLTRLFLDRLQVLEEGTHEYQYVRNTLIEMNLSLVAFAARRFRNRTSSEMEDVIQVGSIGLIKAIDRFDLSREVEFTSFAIPYIIGEIKRFFRDTTWAVHVPRRLQELRVALAKSKEALSTTLGRTPTVRELATHLDLTEEEVVEGLVAANGYAARSIDTPGGTNESSDGGPKYADTMGDVDPALDLFEDLHTLGPLLQELDDRERTLIELRFGQEMTQAEIGRALGLSQMHISRLLTRTLTKLRIGLLAA; encoded by the coding sequence GTGACTTCATCCGTGAGCGCCCGCGAAGCAATTGCCTGCACCACGGGAGCCTCGGAGGGCACGGATGACCTGCCATGGATCGAGGACGGGGGCAAGGTCGCTCCCATGGACGCTCGGGTCCTGACCAGGCTGTTCCTTGACCGGCTACAGGTACTGGAGGAGGGCACCCACGAGTACCAGTACGTCCGCAACACGCTGATCGAGATGAATCTGTCGCTGGTGGCCTTCGCGGCCCGCCGGTTCCGCAACCGCACCAGCAGCGAGATGGAAGACGTCATTCAGGTCGGCAGCATCGGCCTGATCAAGGCCATCGACCGGTTCGACCTGTCACGCGAGGTCGAGTTCACCTCGTTCGCGATCCCCTACATCATCGGGGAGATCAAGCGCTTCTTCCGCGACACCACCTGGGCCGTCCACGTCCCGCGACGCCTGCAGGAACTGCGCGTCGCCCTCGCCAAGAGCAAGGAAGCACTCAGCACCACGCTGGGGCGCACGCCCACGGTGCGGGAACTCGCAACCCATCTGGACCTGACCGAGGAAGAGGTCGTCGAGGGCCTCGTGGCCGCCAACGGCTACGCCGCCCGCTCCATCGACACACCTGGCGGCACCAACGAATCCAGCGACGGCGGACCGAAGTACGCGGACACCATGGGCGATGTCGACCCGGCGTTGGACCTGTTCGAAGACCTGCACACGCTCGGCCCCCTGCTGCAGGAGCTCGACGACCGGGAACGAACCCTCATCGAACTGCGCTTCGGTCAGGAGATGACCCAGGCCGAGATCGGCCGTGCATTGGGCCTGTCCCAGATGCACATCTCCCGCCTCCTCACCCGCACCCTCACCAAGCTCCGCATCGGTCTGCTCGCCGCATGA
- a CDS encoding DUF2255 family protein produces MTTWTPDELSRIANADELSIQPRHTDGSLRPPTPIWVVRDGDNLYVRAYRGRSGAWFRTARATHTGHITAGGVDRDVIFTEADDPALAERLDGAYRTKYARYSAYVPPIVADTARAATLRLTPA; encoded by the coding sequence ATGACCACCTGGACACCGGACGAACTGTCCCGCATCGCGAACGCCGACGAACTGAGCATCCAACCCCGTCACACGGACGGCAGCTTGCGTCCACCGACGCCGATCTGGGTCGTGCGCGACGGCGACAACCTGTACGTGCGCGCGTACCGCGGCCGCAGCGGGGCCTGGTTCCGTACCGCCCGGGCCACCCACACCGGCCACATCACGGCCGGCGGCGTCGACCGGGACGTCATCTTCACGGAAGCCGACGACCCGGCCCTGGCGGAACGCCTGGACGGTGCCTACCGCACCAAGTACGCCCGCTACAGCGCCTACGTCCCGCCCATCGTCGCGGACACCGCCCGCGCCGCGACCTTGCGTCTGACCCCCGCCTGA
- a CDS encoding SDR family NAD(P)-dependent oxidoreductase, which produces MTTVAIIGAGPGLGLATARRFGREGHDIALIARTPQHLDDLTAVLTKEGVHAQGFAADVGDPDSLQAALDAAATLLGPIEVLQYSPVPHPDFMKPVLDTSSGDLAAPLAFSVHGPATAVQQVLPGMRQLGRGTVVFVNGGTAVRPHPDRAGTSVAFAAESAYGQLLHDALQAENIHVAQLIIPGAITPGDPRKDPDVLADTLWQLHTGRGPYRTFAEPLDA; this is translated from the coding sequence ATGACCACAGTCGCCATCATCGGCGCAGGTCCAGGCCTGGGCCTGGCCACCGCTCGCCGCTTCGGGCGCGAGGGCCACGACATCGCCCTGATCGCCCGCACCCCCCAGCACCTCGACGACCTCACCGCGGTCCTGACCAAGGAAGGCGTCCACGCCCAGGGCTTCGCAGCCGACGTCGGCGACCCGGACTCCCTGCAGGCCGCTCTGGACGCTGCCGCCACCCTGCTCGGCCCGATCGAGGTCTTGCAGTACAGCCCGGTCCCGCACCCCGACTTCATGAAACCCGTGCTGGACACCAGCTCCGGGGACCTGGCCGCCCCGCTCGCGTTCTCGGTGCACGGCCCCGCAACGGCCGTACAGCAGGTCCTGCCCGGAATGCGTCAACTGGGCCGCGGCACCGTCGTGTTCGTCAACGGCGGCACCGCGGTACGCCCGCACCCCGACCGCGCCGGCACCTCCGTCGCGTTCGCCGCCGAGAGCGCCTACGGCCAACTGCTGCACGACGCGCTGCAAGCGGAGAACATCCACGTCGCCCAGCTGATCATCCCCGGCGCCATCACGCCCGGGGACCCGCGCAAGGACCCCGACGTGCTCGCCGACACCCTGTGGCAGCTGCACACCGGTCGCGGCCCCTACCGCACGTTCGCCGAACCCCTGGACGCCTGA
- a CDS encoding ferredoxin — translation MQIVVDLTRCQGYAQCVFLAPEVFELHGEEGLLYATAAPDDQVERVRQAAAACPVQAILAGEGVSARAR, via the coding sequence ATGCAGATCGTTGTGGACCTCACGCGCTGCCAGGGCTACGCGCAGTGCGTGTTCCTCGCGCCGGAGGTGTTCGAGCTGCACGGGGAAGAGGGGTTGCTGTACGCCACGGCCGCCCCGGACGACCAGGTCGAGCGCGTGCGCCAAGCTGCGGCGGCGTGCCCTGTCCAGGCCATCCTCGCCGGCGAGGGGGTGAGCGCCCGTGCCCGGTGA